The sequence CACACAACTAAATCTAGGAAAATAACTCTGATGATAAAGAAATTTTGGTGTGGAGACTTTGAATTTACACAAACTGCGATGTGAAGGATTCAGTGTTCTTCTTAGGACCAAAACGTCACAGTACTTCAGCCTGTGCCGATGTGATTTTGACCTCTCGCTTTATCTCTCCAAAGTCCCCAAAGTTTAGGGAAGTGACTCTAAACTATAGGCATGAAGACACAATCTCAtccaccacagaaaaaaaaaattggagtAACAACATaagacagaaaaatcttttttttcccattttatttGTTATAAACAAGATCAAAAGGTGGTCCTTTACTTGCCGGGGAGGATGATACCGTCatactgggggaaaaaaagcagaggaaacaagAACAGGGGAAAAAGTTGAGGTTACACGTTACGGTTGTATTGAGTGGGATTAAAATCTAACATGACAGTTTCCTGCAGCTCAAATACGATTCTGAAACTAacatttcagctgcaggtgGACAGAAAGCAAACTGACGGTGCCACAGATGCAATTATCAACCACCAATAACGAAGGGAATTTCTACAACCCTTACATGACCTCTGTCTCCGTGGATGCAACATTTCTAACGGTGGTTACAAACGAGACCAGAAACCAGCCCTGACGGACGTTACAGCAGAGAACTCTCTTCTAAGCATGTACTCACTTTCTGCTGGAACCAGCGCATGGCCTCCTCTTTGCGGATGCGGTGCCTGAAACCGATGCGGCCTCTTTTCCGCTTCTTGTCGGCGATGCTGAAGCCGGGTCTGCCCAGAACCTGAGCACAAAGAGGAGACAGGgctgctcagaaaaaaaaacttcaactgaacaataaaaaaaaacttcagaagTGTCAATCAGTATCTGTTACGTCTGCTGAGGCTGAAGCTCTGAACTCTTTTAAGATGAACTCAATAACCAAATAAACAGTACAAGAAATACCACTGATGAGATGATCAAAAGGAAATGTATCTGCACTGAGTTCAATATCAATAATTCTAGGAAATTTGGTTAGTTTAGTCAAATTTATAAACACTAAACTATGCGTGGCGTATTTTTGAAGTTGTCCCTCATATAACCCAGGTATCAGAGGTTCTTGATGTGATCCAGCTGTCATGTCAGCTAAACATACAGATGATATGTTTAGCTGACaaaatactgaaacactgatgaATCGAACTGCTCTCAGCGAAAACTGAGATTATAATCTGATCTTTTTCACTGCTGATTCAGGATCAAGTGACACCACATATTCTATGTTCTATGACACCAACACAACAAAAGTAAGCTCCAAATTTAAGCAGTTGCAATAGTccttaaataaatgtaatattttccaGATTCATGGAAAAGAATCAGTTAAGAACAATTCAGGACAGTAACAGATATTTTCTCCCTAAACTGAAATATACTCAATATATTACAACCACAAAACACAGTTATCAATTATTTTAAGCCAAATCAATCTGTAGTGCATGTTCTGTTCCTTTAAATTCAACAATTATCTGTTTGCACATCTTAAAGTGAAGAGTCCTTCATATAAACAGTTGCCAAATTCAGTTCAGGGTTGTGAactaaaaacaggaaatcccaAACTCCACCACAGCACCTCCAACCAGCATTCAGGATATCTTTGGGTCACGTACCACGTAGAAGTCCAGTCCGTAGATGCCGATGCTGGGGTCGTACTTGATGCCCAGATCGATGTGCTCCTGGATGCCGAAGCCGAAGTTTCCGGTGTCGGAGAAGTTGTTCTTTCTCAACTCGTACTCACGCACCTGCAGGCGGGAGCCAAAATGCAAACTATGTTTAATATTGGCAGTTAATTTCAATtccagtttattattttcagaacTGTTAATTTAGTAAGTCAACACTCAGAAATTCGGCTAGAAATTTAGAAACAGGGAAGTCAGGACACCCGAAGGGATGAAGATGAATGAGTGACAAGATAATTAACACAAGATAAGAAAAATATGATGCCACACAAAGCGTCTTAAATTTTTCCGTGTTTTTCCCCCTTTTAAAATACTGCGTAGGTCTTCCTCTTTGGTCCtctaaaattattaaaattaagcCATTTTTGAGAAGGGAAAAGACATGACTTTCTCACCTTGAGTCCCTTCTCCAGGATCTCCTCTGCTTTGGCTCCACGGACGGTGCAGTGGACAGcaatcttttcatttctgcGGATACCGAAGGATCTCACAGTGTAGCGGGCTGAGGGTGGAGGACAGAACAAAGCAAATTACAAAATACTAAGACATAATATCTGCAAACGCACTTCCTCCTGCTATCCACATACTCACTCAGTACCCACTTTACAAAACTATCGGGTGCTGGTTCATCTTTGAGCTTACACGTATTAAAGTACCCACAACTTGCATCAAGATCACCACCTACCCTTGGAGAAGACGGGGGTCTGCCCTGTGAGCTGCTCCAGCACTTTGGCAGCTCGGGTCAGCCTGTCTCCGCTCTCGCCGACGCAGATGTTCAGACAGAGCTTGCGGATGCGGAGCTCTCGCATGGGGTTCTCCTTCTTCTCACCCTGGTCCTGGAGAACATGAAACAGATGCGAGACTTTTACAACCTGGAAACTGACACGCACCTGGAGAGCAACACAATGACAGAATCGCTCGACTACCAAGAAGTTCTGACAACTTGTCACCTTCTGCGGTGTCGCGTTTCCCCCCGCTACTCAACATCAAATCTCGGCTTCAGTTTAAGAAGAACCGTTTCTTATTCCCTCTGAGTTCCCTGGCCCTTAACACGAACCTTCTTCAACAGCATGTCGCGTGCCGGCCGGACATGTCCGTACATAACCCTGCTGCCTCGGCTGTTAGCATTG is a genomic window of Toxotes jaculatrix isolate fToxJac2 chromosome 13, fToxJac2.pri, whole genome shotgun sequence containing:
- the rpl11 gene encoding 60S ribosomal protein L11, whose product is MRELRIRKLCLNICVGESGDRLTRAAKVLEQLTGQTPVFSKARYTVRSFGIRRNEKIAVHCTVRGAKAEEILEKGLKVREYELRKNNFSDTGNFGFGIQEHIDLGIKYDPSIGIYGLDFYVVLGRPGFSIADKKRKRGRIGFRHRIRKEEAMRWFQQKYDGIILPGK